From a region of the Oscillospiraceae bacterium genome:
- a CDS encoding ABC transporter ATP-binding protein — KQKKQQRREAASHRDLLKKTETQIKQTEQQLSELEEQLKDPEVSADYVRLNEICTKTDQLRALLDELYEQWLEIQ, encoded by the coding sequence AAGCAGAAAAAACAGCAGAGAAGAGAAGCGGCATCTCACAGGGATTTATTAAAGAAAACAGAAACACAGATAAAACAGACAGAGCAACAGCTTTCAGAGCTTGAAGAACAGCTTAAAGACCCTGAGGTTTCTGCTGATTATGTCAGATTAAATGAGATATGCACTAAAACAGACCAGCTGAGAGCTTTGTTAGATGAGCTTTATGAGCAGTGGTTAGAAATACAGTAA